In Flavobacterium sp. N3904, one DNA window encodes the following:
- a CDS encoding TAT-variant-translocated molybdopterin oxidoreductase, with amino-acid sequence MSSNKKYWKSVEELDGNSSIVEALRNNEFVEEIPTDEFLGNEAALSSSSTTRRDFLKYVGFSTAAASLAACEGPVHLSIPYVLQPEQIIPGVADYYATSVFDGFDFANLLVKTREGRPIKIDNNTIGGAKFTANARVHASILGLYDSMRLKEPKLESKDSTWSAVDSKIKSSIVDANAKGGQVVFLTNTLASPSTETLIANFIAKNPNAKHVVYDAVSSSEALDAFETVYGERALVDYDFSKASLIVSVGADFLGDWQGGGYDAGYAKGRIPSGTTGSKKISKHIQLESNMTLSGAAADKRVAMSTANQKQALVVIYNIISGASVATSLDAVFKADVAKAAQQLKAAGSKGLLVSGIQDKNAQLLVLAINQILASEAFNTSGTRQIRKGSNEKVAQLVKDMNMNAGSVHTLIMSGVNPVYTLADSKSFVEGLKKVKTSVSLSLKEDETASLSTIAAPVPHYLEAWGDLALTKGTYSITQPTIRPLFNTKQFQDILLSINGIPGTYYDYLKAFSGSVIAGSSWNQVLHDGVFVGVIPAASAGTADYTGAANALAQSKSIGLELVLYTKTGMGDGQQANNPWLQEFPDPLTRVSWDNYVTVSNADAKKLGLSNEIVANGGLNGSYVTLTANGVKLENVPVIVQPGQAVGTVGMALGYGRKAALKEEMQVGINAYALYGGFNNVQSVSIVKTGGEHEFACVQGQKTLMGRGDIIKETTLEIFNTQDAEIWNEKPMVSLDHQEVEATSVDLWGSFDRSMGHHFNLSIDLNACTGCGACVIACHAENNVPVVGKAEVRRSRDMHWLRIDRYYSSESTFAGDDERKENIAGLSSSLSTFNEMEKANANPQVSFQPVMCQHCNHAPCETVCPVAATSHGRQGQNQMAYNRCVGTRYCANNCPYKVRRFNWFLYNKNSEFDYFMNDDLGRMVLNPDVNVRSRGVMEKCSMCIQMTQATILKAKNEGRTIKDGEFQTACSNACSTGAMIFGDVNDKEAVVTKLAEDERSYHLLEHVGTKPNVVYHVKVRNT; translated from the coding sequence ATGTCATCAAACAAAAAATACTGGAAAAGTGTTGAAGAGCTAGACGGAAATAGTTCTATTGTTGAGGCGCTTAGAAATAACGAATTTGTTGAAGAAATTCCTACTGATGAATTTTTAGGAAATGAAGCGGCTTTGTCTTCTTCTTCAACTACACGTCGTGACTTTTTAAAGTACGTTGGTTTTAGTACGGCAGCAGCATCTCTTGCGGCTTGTGAAGGTCCAGTGCATTTGTCGATTCCTTATGTGTTGCAACCAGAACAAATTATTCCTGGAGTAGCAGATTATTATGCAACTTCAGTTTTTGATGGTTTTGATTTTGCAAATCTTTTAGTAAAGACTCGTGAAGGTCGTCCAATCAAAATAGATAACAATACTATTGGCGGTGCAAAATTTACTGCTAATGCAAGAGTACACGCTTCTATTTTGGGATTGTATGACAGTATGCGTTTGAAAGAGCCAAAGTTAGAGTCAAAAGATTCTACGTGGTCTGCTGTTGATTCAAAAATAAAATCTAGTATAGTTGATGCTAATGCAAAAGGAGGGCAAGTTGTATTTTTGACCAATACATTGGCAAGTCCTTCAACTGAAACGTTAATTGCTAATTTTATAGCGAAGAATCCTAATGCTAAGCATGTAGTATATGATGCTGTATCTTCTTCAGAAGCTTTAGATGCTTTTGAAACTGTTTATGGTGAAAGAGCATTAGTGGATTATGATTTCTCAAAGGCATCATTAATTGTTTCTGTTGGTGCTGATTTTCTTGGAGATTGGCAAGGTGGAGGTTATGATGCAGGTTATGCTAAAGGTAGAATTCCTTCAGGAACAACCGGAAGCAAAAAAATATCAAAACACATACAATTGGAGTCTAATATGACTTTGTCTGGTGCTGCGGCTGATAAACGTGTTGCTATGTCAACTGCTAATCAGAAACAAGCATTAGTTGTTATTTATAATATTATTTCTGGAGCATCTGTTGCTACTTCTTTGGATGCAGTATTTAAAGCAGATGTTGCTAAAGCAGCTCAACAATTAAAGGCAGCTGGTTCGAAAGGACTTTTAGTTTCTGGTATTCAAGATAAGAATGCTCAATTATTAGTTTTGGCCATTAATCAAATTTTGGCAAGTGAAGCTTTTAATACTTCAGGGACAAGACAAATCCGTAAAGGATCTAATGAAAAGGTTGCTCAATTAGTAAAAGATATGAATATGAATGCTGGTAGTGTTCATACTTTGATTATGAGTGGTGTTAATCCAGTTTACACTTTGGCTGATAGTAAGTCATTCGTTGAAGGATTGAAAAAAGTTAAAACTTCGGTTTCATTATCATTAAAAGAAGATGAAACTGCTTCATTGTCTACAATAGCTGCTCCAGTTCCACATTATTTGGAAGCTTGGGGAGATTTAGCTTTGACAAAAGGAACTTATAGTATTACTCAACCTACTATTCGTCCATTATTCAATACAAAACAATTTCAAGATATTTTATTGTCTATAAACGGAATTCCTGGAACATATTATGATTATCTGAAAGCTTTTTCAGGTTCAGTAATTGCTGGTTCGTCTTGGAATCAAGTTTTGCATGATGGTGTTTTTGTTGGTGTTATTCCTGCCGCTAGTGCTGGAACTGCCGATTATACTGGTGCTGCAAATGCATTGGCACAATCAAAATCTATTGGTCTTGAATTGGTGTTATATACTAAAACAGGAATGGGAGATGGTCAACAAGCAAATAACCCTTGGTTGCAAGAGTTTCCAGATCCATTGACAAGAGTTTCTTGGGATAATTATGTTACTGTTTCAAATGCAGATGCTAAGAAATTAGGGTTATCAAATGAAATTGTTGCTAACGGTGGACTAAATGGTAGTTATGTTACTTTAACTGCTAACGGAGTTAAACTTGAAAATGTTCCAGTAATCGTTCAGCCGGGTCAAGCTGTTGGAACTGTGGGAATGGCTTTAGGGTATGGTCGTAAAGCAGCTTTAAAAGAAGAAATGCAAGTAGGTATTAATGCTTACGCTTTATATGGTGGATTTAATAATGTACAATCTGTTTCAATCGTGAAAACTGGCGGAGAACACGAATTTGCTTGTGTTCAAGGTCAGAAAACATTGATGGGTAGAGGAGATATTATTAAAGAAACTACACTTGAAATATTCAATACTCAAGATGCTGAAATCTGGAATGAAAAACCAATGGTTTCTTTAGATCACCAAGAAGTTGAAGCAACTTCAGTAGATTTGTGGGGTTCATTTGATCGTTCTATGGGGCATCATTTTAATCTTTCAATTGATTTGAATGCTTGTACCGGTTGTGGTGCTTGTGTAATTGCGTGTCATGCCGAAAACAATGTGCCTGTTGTAGGTAAAGCCGAAGTAAGAAGAAGTAGAGATATGCATTGGTTGCGTATTGACAGATACTATTCTTCTGAAAGTACGTTTGCAGGTGATGATGAAAGAAAAGAAAATATAGCTGGTTTATCAAGCTCATTATCTACTTTTAATGAAATGGAAAAAGCAAATGCTAATCCACAAGTTTCTTTCCAACCTGTAATGTGTCAACATTGTAATCATGCTCCTTGTGAGACTGTTTGTCCAGTTGCTGCCACTTCACACGGGCGTCAAGGTCAAAATCAAATGGCTTATAACAGATGTGTTGGTACTCGTTACTGTGCTAACAACTGTCCTTATAAAGTACGTCGTTTCAACTGGTTCTTATACAACAAAAACAGCGAATTCGATTATTTCATGAATGATGATTTAGGTCGTATGGTTTTAAATCCAGATGTTAATGTTCGTTCTCGTGGGGTAATGGAAAAATGTTCAATGTGTATTCAAATGACACAGGCAACAATTTTGAAAGCTAAAAACGAAGGAAGAACTATTAAAGACGGTGAATTCCAAACTGCTTGTTCAAATGCATGCTCTACTGGAGCAATGATATTTGGAGATGTAAATGATAAAGAAGCTGTGGTTACAAAACTTGCAGAAGATGAAAGAAGTTATCATTTATTAGAGCATGTTGGTACGAAACCAAATGTTGTATACCATGTTAAAGTTAGAAATACCTAG
- a CDS encoding cytochrome c3 family protein — protein MEKVGNHNSNSRKLIFSLALVLSISVASFAQGAAPVAAAATTAAPAASAGGDAAKGKELFNANCAACHKLDAKATGPALRDVISRREISWIYKWVHNSSDLIKSGDAAAVKVFEENNKIPMTAFPQLSEGDIDNIIAYTSEPKAVAPLAAATGSASTAGANQDGSISNNVILGALSLVMAILIVMLVLVNRVLRKVAAANGIEVAPKEPTLPIWKAFARNQFLVLVTVIFLLLSGAYFVYGYLMQVGVDQNYQPIQPIHYSHKIHAGDNEINCKYCHSASRVSKNAGIPSLNVCMNCHKSIGEVAESTATPEYSKAYYDGEIQKLYKAVGWDPTTQSYTGKTEPVKWVRIHNLPDFVYFNHSQHVTVAGIECQTCHGPVQEFEIMKQFSPLTMGWCVNCHRKTDVKMEGNEYYTKIHEQLSKKYGVDKLTAAQMGGLECGKCHY, from the coding sequence ATGGAAAAGGTGGGTAACCATAATTCGAATTCAAGGAAATTAATTTTTAGCTTAGCCTTAGTGTTGAGTATTTCCGTAGCTTCATTTGCTCAGGGTGCAGCTCCGGTTGCTGCTGCAGCGACTACAGCAGCTCCAGCGGCGAGTGCTGGAGGTGATGCGGCAAAAGGCAAGGAGCTTTTTAATGCAAATTGTGCTGCATGTCATAAGTTAGACGCTAAAGCCACTGGTCCAGCATTGAGAGATGTTATTTCGAGACGTGAGATTTCTTGGATATACAAATGGGTTCATAATAGTTCAGATTTAATAAAATCTGGAGATGCTGCTGCCGTTAAAGTTTTTGAGGAAAATAACAAAATTCCGATGACTGCATTTCCTCAGTTATCTGAAGGAGATATTGATAATATTATAGCTTATACATCTGAACCAAAAGCTGTTGCTCCTCTTGCTGCCGCTACCGGTTCTGCAAGTACTGCTGGAGCTAATCAAGATGGTTCTATTTCCAATAATGTCATATTGGGTGCATTGTCATTAGTAATGGCAATTCTTATTGTGATGTTAGTTTTGGTTAACAGAGTCTTAAGAAAAGTAGCCGCCGCAAATGGTATTGAAGTAGCTCCAAAAGAGCCAACTTTACCAATATGGAAAGCTTTTGCAAGAAACCAATTCTTAGTTTTGGTTACAGTTATATTTCTATTGCTCTCTGGTGCCTATTTTGTTTATGGCTATTTAATGCAGGTTGGAGTAGATCAAAATTACCAACCTATCCAGCCTATACATTATTCTCATAAAATACATGCTGGTGATAATGAAATCAATTGTAAATATTGTCACTCTGCTTCACGTGTTAGTAAAAACGCAGGTATTCCTTCTTTGAATGTTTGTATGAACTGTCATAAAAGTATTGGTGAGGTGGCTGAATCTACTGCAACACCAGAATACAGTAAAGCGTATTATGATGGTGAAATTCAAAAACTATACAAAGCTGTTGGTTGGGATCCTACTACACAATCCTATACTGGGAAAACTGAACCGGTGAAATGGGTTCGTATTCATAATCTTCCTGATTTTGTTTACTTTAATCACTCGCAACACGTAACTGTAGCCGGTATTGAATGTCAGACTTGTCATGGACCTGTACAGGAATTTGAAATCATGAAACAATTCTCTCCTTTAACAATGGGATGGTGTGTTAATTGTCATAGAAAAACAGATGTTAAAATGGAAGGAAATGAATATTATACAAAAATTCATGAACAACTTTCAAAAAAATATGGTGTTGATAAATTGACTGCTGCTCAAATGGGTGGTTTAGAATGTGGTAAATGTCACTACTAA
- a CDS encoding SPOR domain-containing protein yields MRILSPLKKILFFLILFILTSHLSAQTQNLTVTQDAKFEQLLNEKRKLNPNLTYNDRYRIQIFNGISETAKKTFSEFKQEYNTVDGTIVFNTPNYKVWVGNFRTRMEAEHYLVEIKNNYKNVFLIKPSK; encoded by the coding sequence ATGAGAATTTTAAGCCCTCTAAAAAAGATATTATTTTTTTTAATCTTATTTATTTTAACAAGTCATTTATCCGCTCAAACCCAAAATTTAACCGTAACTCAAGATGCTAAATTTGAGCAATTACTTAATGAGAAAAGGAAATTGAACCCAAATTTGACCTACAACGACCGTTATAGAATACAAATTTTCAATGGCATAAGCGAAACTGCAAAGAAGACTTTTTCAGAATTCAAACAAGAGTACAATACTGTAGATGGCACTATAGTTTTTAACACACCAAACTATAAAGTTTGGGTTGGAAATTTTAGAACCCGAATGGAAGCTGAGCACTATCTAGTTGAAATTAAAAACAACTATAAAAATGTTTTTCTTATCAAACCAAGCAAATAA
- a CDS encoding 5'-methylthioadenosine/adenosylhomocysteine nucleosidase, with translation MKIKRIGILGAMPEEINGIVLLLENKQEIVKGMRTYYIGTINEIEVVVVFSRWGKVASATTVTHLIVEFNITQLYFIGVAGAISQELNIGDIVIANSLVQHDMDARPIMRQFEIPLLSKTFLYPPSKIYKDAYSSIKELETSGQFLDVISIQNQEKFLISNPRVFVGQVASGDKFFSNTSDKNLLLNLLPDVLCVEMEGAAVAQVCFEYDIPFVVIRTISDAANETSPVDFKEFIVEVALKYGIEIIRKLIK, from the coding sequence ATGAAAATTAAAAGAATAGGCATACTTGGTGCGATGCCAGAAGAAATTAATGGTATTGTTTTACTGCTTGAAAATAAGCAAGAGATTGTAAAAGGGATGCGAACTTATTATATTGGAACAATTAATGAAATTGAGGTTGTAGTTGTTTTTTCACGATGGGGTAAAGTTGCCTCTGCAACAACAGTTACTCATTTAATTGTTGAGTTTAATATTACTCAACTCTATTTTATTGGTGTTGCAGGAGCTATTAGTCAAGAACTAAATATTGGCGATATTGTGATTGCCAATAGTCTCGTTCAGCATGATATGGATGCGAGACCGATAATGAGGCAATTTGAAATTCCTTTGTTAAGCAAAACGTTTTTATACCCACCTAGCAAAATCTATAAGGATGCCTATTCGAGTATCAAAGAATTAGAAACAAGCGGACAATTTCTGGATGTAATTTCTATTCAAAATCAAGAAAAGTTTTTGATTTCAAATCCTAGAGTATTTGTTGGACAAGTAGCCAGTGGAGATAAATTTTTTTCGAATACTTCGGATAAAAATTTGCTGCTAAATTTGCTTCCAGATGTTTTGTGTGTTGAAATGGAGGGTGCTGCAGTTGCTCAGGTATGTTTTGAATATGACATTCCTTTTGTGGTTATTCGCACAATTTCGGACGCAGCAAATGAGACGTCTCCAGTTGATTTTAAGGAATTTATTGTTGAAGTAGCATTGAAATATGGAATTGAAATTATAAGAAAATTGATCAAATAA
- the infB gene encoding translation initiation factor IF-2, with amino-acid sequence MSEERIIRINKVLRELNISLERAVDYLKDKGIAIEANPNAKISDQEFNILQSQFAGDKGNKEASKEVGEEKRKEKEALRVEREKEVEDKRKQDEERLKQQEVIKARAVLSGPVQVGKIDLNPKKPAAAPTPIIAEKEVAPKDVIQPEKPVQKEVVQKEVSAEKPSKKEPSVENPVSEAKEVKHIPGIKEVKKADKPEVVTEKKAESVADENPGEESITTQYQKLSGATLTGQVIDLSQFNKPKKKKEEPKITPNKPGAPGAAGANNANKNKRKRIAPKPGAPRPPATPGVPGAPNPNKITPNTGGGGFNANRSARPGFVKGNRPAIVAKVEPTEEEVKNQIRETLEKLQGKGGKSKAAKYRRDKRDTHRQKSDDEQRALDEGSKTIKVTEFVTVGEIAIMMDVPITKVIGTCMSLGIMVTMNQRLDAETLTIVADEFGYEVEFITVDIEEAIQVVEDKEEDLVFRAPIVTVMGHVDHGKTSLLDYIRKENVIAGESGGITQHIGAYGVTLDNGQKIAFLDTPGHEAFTAMRARGAQVTDIAIIVIAADDDIMPQTKEAISHAQAAGVPIIFAINKIDKPNANPEKVKERLAGMNLLVEDWGGKIQSHDISAKVGTGVKELLEKVLLEAELLDLKSNPNKAAQGTVVEAFLDKGKGYVSTILVQHGTLRIGDYMLAGKHHGKIKAMHDERGNIVTVAGPSTPVSVLGLDGAATAGDKFNIFEDEKEAKQIAAKRSQLMREQSVRTQRHITLDEIGRRIALGQFKELNIILKGDVDGSVEALSDSFSKLSTEEIQINIIHKGVGAITETDVMLASASDAIIIGFNVRPAGNARQLADKEEIDIRYYSIIYAAIDDLKDAMEGMLAPEMKEEVLGTAEIREIFKISKVGSIAGCMVMDGKIAKNAKIRIIRDGVVVFTGELLALKRFKDDVKEVAKGYDCGIQIKGYNDIEERDVIEAYHEVAIKKKLK; translated from the coding sequence ATGTCTGAAGAGAGAATAATTAGAATAAACAAGGTTTTAAGGGAATTAAATATTTCGTTAGAAAGAGCTGTGGATTATCTAAAAGATAAGGGAATTGCTATTGAAGCAAATCCAAACGCAAAAATTTCTGATCAGGAATTTAATATCCTACAAAGTCAGTTTGCAGGCGACAAGGGGAATAAAGAAGCTTCCAAAGAAGTAGGTGAAGAGAAAAGGAAAGAAAAAGAAGCATTGCGCGTTGAACGAGAAAAAGAAGTTGAAGACAAACGCAAGCAAGATGAAGAGCGTCTAAAACAACAAGAAGTTATCAAAGCTAGAGCTGTTTTGTCAGGACCTGTTCAAGTAGGTAAAATTGATCTTAATCCTAAAAAACCTGCGGCAGCTCCAACTCCAATTATCGCCGAAAAAGAGGTTGCTCCCAAAGACGTCATTCAACCAGAAAAGCCTGTTCAAAAAGAAGTTGTTCAAAAAGAAGTTTCGGCAGAGAAACCTTCCAAGAAAGAACCTTCTGTTGAAAACCCAGTTTCAGAGGCAAAAGAGGTTAAGCATATTCCAGGAATAAAAGAAGTTAAAAAAGCTGATAAACCAGAAGTTGTAACAGAGAAAAAAGCGGAATCGGTTGCTGATGAAAATCCAGGGGAAGAATCAATTACTACTCAATATCAAAAACTTTCCGGTGCAACATTAACAGGTCAAGTGATTGATTTGTCTCAATTCAACAAGCCCAAAAAGAAAAAAGAAGAGCCGAAAATTACTCCAAATAAACCCGGTGCACCCGGTGCTGCAGGAGCTAATAATGCCAACAAAAATAAACGCAAAAGAATTGCTCCAAAACCAGGTGCGCCTAGACCACCTGCTACTCCTGGAGTTCCTGGAGCGCCAAATCCTAATAAAATCACCCCGAATACTGGAGGTGGTGGTTTTAATGCCAATAGAAGTGCAAGACCTGGATTTGTAAAAGGAAACAGACCTGCTATTGTTGCAAAAGTGGAGCCAACTGAGGAGGAAGTTAAAAACCAAATCCGCGAAACTTTGGAGAAACTTCAAGGCAAAGGAGGTAAGTCTAAAGCAGCAAAATACAGAAGAGACAAAAGAGATACACACCGTCAAAAATCAGATGATGAACAAAGAGCTTTAGACGAAGGAAGTAAAACGATTAAAGTTACTGAATTTGTTACTGTAGGTGAAATCGCAATCATGATGGATGTGCCAATTACTAAAGTGATTGGAACCTGTATGTCACTTGGAATCATGGTTACCATGAACCAACGTTTGGATGCTGAAACATTAACTATTGTAGCTGATGAATTCGGTTATGAAGTTGAGTTTATTACTGTAGACATTGAAGAAGCAATTCAGGTTGTAGAAGATAAAGAAGAAGATTTAGTTTTTAGAGCGCCTATAGTTACTGTCATGGGTCACGTCGATCACGGTAAAACCTCTTTATTGGATTATATTCGTAAAGAAAATGTTATCGCTGGTGAATCTGGAGGAATTACACAGCATATTGGTGCCTACGGAGTAACTTTAGATAATGGTCAAAAAATTGCATTTTTGGATACACCGGGTCACGAAGCATTTACTGCAATGCGTGCACGTGGAGCTCAAGTAACCGATATCGCTATTATCGTAATTGCGGCTGATGATGATATCATGCCACAAACCAAAGAGGCTATATCTCACGCACAAGCTGCAGGAGTTCCTATTATATTTGCTATCAATAAAATTGATAAACCAAATGCCAATCCAGAAAAAGTAAAAGAAAGATTAGCAGGTATGAACTTATTGGTAGAAGATTGGGGTGGAAAAATTCAATCTCATGATATCTCTGCAAAAGTTGGTACAGGTGTAAAAGAATTATTGGAGAAAGTATTATTGGAAGCTGAATTATTAGATCTAAAATCAAATCCAAATAAAGCGGCACAAGGTACAGTTGTAGAAGCTTTCTTGGACAAAGGAAAAGGATATGTTTCTACTATATTAGTTCAACACGGTACCCTTAGAATTGGAGATTATATGTTGGCTGGAAAACATCATGGTAAGATAAAAGCCATGCATGATGAAAGAGGTAATATTGTTACTGTTGCAGGTCCTTCGACTCCAGTATCAGTTTTAGGTCTTGATGGTGCTGCTACTGCGGGTGATAAATTCAATATTTTTGAAGACGAAAAAGAAGCAAAACAAATTGCTGCAAAACGTTCTCAATTGATGCGTGAACAATCAGTACGTACGCAACGACATATTACATTAGACGAAATTGGACGTAGAATTGCATTGGGTCAATTTAAAGAATTGAACATTATCCTTAAAGGTGACGTGGATGGTTCTGTTGAAGCATTGTCTGATTCGTTCTCTAAATTATCTACTGAAGAAATTCAAATTAACATTATACATAAAGGAGTTGGGGCAATTACAGAAACTGATGTTATGTTGGCTTCTGCTTCAGATGCAATCATTATCGGATTTAATGTTCGTCCGGCCGGAAATGCTAGACAATTGGCAGATAAAGAAGAAATTGACATCCGTTACTATTCTATTATCTATGCTGCTATTGATGACTTGAAAGACGCAATGGAAGGAATGTTGGCTCCTGAGATGAAAGAAGAAGTTCTTGGAACTGCTGAAATCAGGGAGATTTTCAAAATTTCTAAAGTGGGTTCAATCGCAGGATGTATGGTTATGGATGGTAAGATTGCCAAAAACGCCAAAATCAGAATCATTAGAGATGGTGTGGTAGTATTTACAGGAGAGCTTCTTGCGTTGAAACGTTTCAAAGACGATGTAAAAGAAGTAGCCAAAGGATACGATTGTGGTATTCAAATAAAAGGTTATAATGATATCGAAGAAAGGGATGTTATTGAAGCTTACCATGAAGTTGCAATCAAAAAGAAATTGAAATAA
- the nusA gene encoding transcription termination factor NusA gives MENLALIDSFSEFKDDKLIDRVTLMAILEDVFRNALKKKYGSDDNFDIIINPDKGDMEIWRRRVIVADEDLDFENEEITLTEARKIEADFEIGEEVSEEVKLIDLGRRAILALRQNLISKIHEHDNTNLYKQFKDIIGDIYTAEVHHVRPRVVILVDDEGNEIILPKEKQIPSDFFRKGDNVRGIIESVELKGNKPQIIMSRTSDKFLEKLFEQEIPEVFDGLIMVKNVVRIPGEKAKVAVDSYDDRIDPVGACVGMKGSRIHGIVRELGNENIDVINYTSNVQLYITRALSPAKVSSIKINEETKRAEVFLKLEEVSKAIGRGGHNIRLAGQLTGYELDVIREGDVAGSTSDDDDVELTEFSDEIEEWVIEEFAKIGLDTAKSILKQDVEDLVRRTDLEEETILDVMRILKEEFDS, from the coding sequence ATGGAAAATTTAGCATTAATCGATTCATTTTCAGAGTTTAAAGATGATAAACTTATTGATCGTGTAACGCTTATGGCAATTTTGGAAGATGTATTTAGAAATGCATTGAAGAAAAAATACGGTTCAGATGATAATTTTGATATCATCATAAATCCTGACAAAGGAGATATGGAGATTTGGAGAAGAAGAGTAATCGTTGCTGACGAGGATTTGGATTTTGAAAATGAGGAAATTACATTAACTGAAGCCAGAAAAATTGAAGCCGATTTTGAAATTGGTGAAGAGGTTTCTGAAGAAGTTAAATTGATAGATTTGGGTAGAAGAGCGATATTGGCTTTAAGACAAAATTTAATTTCAAAAATACACGAACACGATAACACTAATCTTTACAAACAATTTAAAGATATTATTGGTGACATATATACTGCAGAAGTACATCATGTACGTCCAAGAGTTGTTATTTTGGTTGATGATGAAGGGAACGAAATCATTTTGCCAAAAGAAAAACAAATCCCTTCTGATTTTTTCCGTAAAGGAGATAATGTTAGAGGAATAATTGAAAGTGTTGAATTAAAAGGGAATAAACCTCAAATTATAATGTCAAGAACTTCAGATAAGTTCCTAGAGAAATTATTTGAACAAGAAATTCCGGAAGTTTTTGACGGTTTGATTATGGTTAAAAATGTAGTGAGAATTCCAGGTGAAAAAGCAAAAGTAGCTGTAGATTCTTATGATGATAGAATTGATCCGGTAGGTGCCTGTGTGGGTATGAAAGGATCACGTATTCATGGAATTGTTCGTGAATTAGGAAATGAAAATATTGATGTAATAAATTATACAAGTAATGTGCAATTGTACATTACAAGAGCATTGAGCCCGGCAAAAGTTTCTTCTATCAAAATTAATGAAGAGACCAAAAGAGCCGAAGTGTTTTTGAAATTGGAAGAAGTTTCTAAAGCAATTGGTAGGGGTGGGCATAATATTAGATTGGCAGGTCAATTGACAGGTTATGAATTAGACGTAATCCGTGAAGGTGATGTTGCTGGCTCTACATCTGATGATGATGATGTTGAATTAACTGAATTTTCAGATGAGATCGAAGAATGGGTAATTGAAGAATTTGCAAAAATTGGTTTGGATACTGCAAAAAGTATTTTGAAACAGGATGTAGAGGATTTAGTTAGAAGAACCGACCTGGAAGAGGAAACAATTCTAGATGTAATGAGAATATTGAAGGAAGAATTTGATAGTTAA
- the rimP gene encoding ribosome assembly cofactor RimP gives MTFREKVNTVLDEALKEKPTVFLIDLTITDSFKVIVGIDGDNGVVLQDCIDISRAIENNLDREEQDFSLEVASVGVGSPLKLIRQYKKNIGRTLIVKTATENIEAELVEANDLFIILSWKAREPKKIGKGKETVQKELQIPYSDIKEAIVTVTF, from the coding sequence ATGACATTCAGAGAAAAAGTAAATACAGTATTAGATGAAGCTCTTAAAGAAAAGCCAACGGTTTTTTTAATAGATCTTACCATTACAGACTCTTTCAAAGTTATTGTTGGTATTGATGGTGATAATGGTGTGGTTTTACAGGACTGCATTGATATTAGCAGAGCTATAGAAAATAATTTAGACAGAGAAGAGCAGGATTTTTCGTTAGAAGTGGCTTCTGTAGGTGTAGGTTCACCATTAAAATTAATCAGACAATACAAAAAAAACATTGGAAGAACATTAATTGTTAAAACCGCAACAGAAAATATTGAAGCAGAATTAGTTGAAGCTAATGATCTTTTTATAATTTTGTCGTGGAAGGCCAGAGAACCAAAAAAAATAGGTAAAGGAAAAGAGACGGTTCAAAAAGAACTTCAAATCCCATACTCAGATATTAAAGAAGCAATTGTTACAGTAACATTTTAA